GAATTTTACCGTAATAAAGTTTTATAACGAGAGTTCTAAGCATtgaatttgattgatttttataataataataaaggagGTTGTGGAATAAGGTTAATCAGGGGTTTCAGTCTTATACACCTGCTTGATTACTGGctgtaaatatgaataataCTCACACTCACAACACATTCTTGCACATGTCCATCCAACAACTGTGCAACTTGCTCCGACACAAGTATCAACAACTAGTCCTTGAGACCTTGTAGCAGCAGCTGGACACGCAGAAGCAGCCAGGATCACcttacactcactcacacacacacatacacacacacacacacacacacacacacacagaacaggaAAGATGGAGGAATGTTATGACTCTGTCTCACAGCTGTTTGGCAGCATGAAAACGGGCATTCATGCAATGCAAGTCTGTCTGGATCCACACACGTTGTCATTTTTCCTGAACACTGATGTTTGTTCATTTCGTCGTTCTTTATTGAATTACATACAACAGTTAATGTTACTAACAGGTTTGCACAGCTTTCTCAGTTACGTGTTTATTTTTGGAGGGTGACTGTAGGTATTTGTTGTTATCAAATCGCAGATTATTATCATTGTGTGTCATAAGATCATGATCAGGCATGCAGCAGAGACGCACCATCATAATGTTGTCACCAGGAATCAGAGTTGTTGCATACTTAGACTTGCAAACTAGTTATTTGGTTTTGAGGCTCGtttttacatttcctgtttgtGGTCTTCTCACTCGTCAACCAGAAATACAAAGTCACaatgttttgcttttactttctctttgttgtgtttgaatCATAGCTTAATATACTTTTTGTGACCGGGGGCATAATGATCAGTCAAACATCATTAAATCCTTTGCCATGAAGTGGTATTTTTTTGTGCTGGAGCTTCAGTGTTCACTTGTTAGTCTTGTTACTGTGGGCGccatgttttattcagtgtttatatcaTGTAAAACATGAAGACGATGGTGTAACTTGTGCTGTGTGTGATGTTCCCATGCCCTGTGAGAGATTAGATCGGTAAACAAGAACTCGCTCACCTCTGCTGAGACCTAATATTCATTCAGTTGCTCTCAGTCAACATGGTACTGGGCAGGCAGATGACAGGTTAGTTACATAAGGCTCGCCAaagtttgacctgatgatgcTGTTGGATTAAAAGCTAAGGGGTAACCCAAATCAATACTTTTATCCCTGTTAGAAGGGTCAAATCTGGGAAGATCACAAAATATTTTGGTCACAGAAAAACTCTGGAGGTAATTTTCACCACAAATACCTGATAAAAACAGTTTCTTGTTGAAACGCTAATCTGAGCTAAATGCTGATGGACTAAAGTCCATTGACCTGCaactcctccctctttctctcgtACCATTatctctccacctcctctgcaCAGTCTCCATCTCTTCTTCCCCTCACACTTAATCCCTCATCTGTCCTCTCAATCTATCGGAACTAAACCTGCGTTTCAATTGGAGGGAGCAGGTATTAAGTTTAGTTGCAGGTGCTTAAAAAAGTCCACAAGTACAGGAACTTGAGGGGCAAGGGCGTAGGGCTGACCTtcactgattggtcaaacacagacaccgcaGCTGCTTCACCTTGTGTACTGCTtaattcataaaacaaggaagtactcTAGTATCAGTGATAGGACAAGGGATGGACATTTCTTGTTGTTCATAAATATTAAAAGCAAAGTGAGGCCTGCTGTCTGCATCCTGACTTGTCTTTAAAAAGAGCGAGAGAAAAAGAGCCTGACCCGAACCCACTGAGAGCCTGGAGAGAACAAGAGTGAATGAgggaaataaaactttattttctgattgttgcACGCCGGTTGCATTTTAAAGCAGTAATAAATTACCATCAAAACTCACCAAATGGTTTTCTGTGGAGACAGGTGCTCTGGAGATTTCAGTCTCCTTTACTTCCTCtacatttcttcttttcagtCGTCCGTTACATTTATGTCAAACATCAGTCACACAGCAGTAAAGAACAGGATGACTGTTATTTCCTCCAGTGTGGAAACTTGTTCTTCAGATGCACTTGGAAAACAAAATGCTCATGTTTCTCTGATTCCTCTCCTCTTgccccctccttccctctgcaGGAGAGCGAGTCGTGGATAGGAGGTGATGATGAGCCCCTGACAGGGTTCACCTGGAGAGGAGGCTGCGAGAGGGAGACCACGGGAATCCAGATCTGGAGCGAAGTCTTTGTGGTCGACAAGCCCGACGGCAGCAAGGTAGACTCTTTAGTAAAGTCAGGGGCTTCATGAGAAAATGTAGGTAAAGTTTTCACACACTCACTTAGACTCATCCCAACAGGTTGCTGTACTCCTCGTTGACACCCAGGGAGCGTTTGACAGTCAGTCCACCATAAAGGACTGTGCTACTGTGTTTGCCCTCAGCACAATGACCAGCTCTGTGCAGGTGAGacttaaaacatacacacactgtcatgGTCGAATATACgctgctgcttttttctctTAAACAATGCGTCAACATTTCTGTCTCATCTTTGTTTTCAGGTGTACAATCTCTCCCAGAACATACAGGAGGACGACCTGCAGCATCTGcaggtttttattatttatttttcctctcaAAGAAAAAGTAGCACCAACATTTCTCACAGTatctcagtttgtgttttctgattataattgttttttttttcttttgtttagcTTTTCACAGAGTATGGACGGCTCGCAATGGAAGAGATCTACCTGAAACCTTTCCAGGTGCTTGTACATACATGTAACGGGGACATATAGGTCTTAATTAATATATACCATTGAATATGCAGTTTGTCCATTAAAGCTGCCTGTTCAATTAAATATGTGGCTGCACAGCAAGTTGACAAGTTCCCTTAAATCATGATTGACTGAGCTGTTGTCACTGTGCTGTTGGTTGTGTGTTTCAGTCCCTGATGTTCCTGATTCGGGACTGGAGTTATCCTTATGAACACAACTACGGCCTTGAGGGAGGCAACTCCTTCCTGGAGAAAAGACTACAGGTgagaatcatttttaaaatcaaagttGTACATTTGTATTGTGATGATACCTGCttaaatgaaaaggaaacatttttctACCCAGAAATCTCTAATAATTGTAGAAAATATTTATGCAGCAGGTACCAATTACTGTCCCTGTCAAACCCACCACACCTCATGTgtagaaaagcaaaaacaatcGGGTGTGTCAAGTTTGTTTAGCAGGACGCGTTtgtacacattcacacgctAGTCAATGACAAAGActtgaacacattttcacagtGTCAGTATGTTGTTCTCTTCACCTAAAACAGGTGAAACAGAACCAACACGAAGAATTGCAGAACGTAAGGAAGCACATCCACTCCTGCTTCTCCAACATCGGCTGCTTCCTGCTGCCACATCCTGGTCTCAAGGTGGCAACCAACCCGTACTTTGACGGCAGGCTTAAAGGTGAGAGAACAGAAACATGCGTATGTGCCGTAATAATGAAGAGTGATCACTGAAGTATGTTGGGACAGAAACGTCATGCTCCAGAGGACAATCAgggtgtgtatttttgtttcagaCATCGATGGAGATTTTAAGCAGCAGCTGGCCAAGCTGGTGCCTCTCCTACTCGCCCCAGAGCGACTGGTAGAGAAGGAGATCGGAGGCAACAAGGTCACCTGCAGAGATCTCCTGGAGTACTTCAAGGTGCGGTCCAGTGGCTTTCACGATGATACGTCACAAGCTGATAAACATAAAGCCTCAAATTATACTGGAGCAACTGATGTTAACAACTATTTTTGGATAATCGGataagaggaaaatgaaaatcTCAACACTGAAGTAAAGATTTAATGTACAACCAGTGAAACTGGTTTCAAACAGGGTTCAATCaaagtttgattttctgttCAGTTCAACCCAGAGGCAACAAATGGAAGTaacacattttctcaattaaaataacacattatgttttctgttctttatAAACATAATGGCAATAGAAATGTGTCTTGCCAGGTTGTTAATTTCTTGTGTTTGCTGCCAGAATATTGTACAGGAAACACTGGTGCAGTTTTGTGTATTATTCTACATCTCTGCAGGCTTACATAAAGATCTACCAAGGCGAGGAACTGCCGCACCCAAAGTCCATGCTGCAGGTTAGTTACTGTCTTTAAACTGGTGGATCAGTAAAGGTTTTGGTCGTAATTCCTCCTCTCTTGTGCTCTACTGGTCATAAAGATCAGCAGCTGTCTTGAATCTCGTTATTGTTTCCTATTTCTCAGGCGACAGCAGAAGCCAACAACCTGACTGCTGTGGCAGGAGCCAAAGACATGTACAGCAAGAGCATGGAGATGGTAAGGATGTGTTTTTACTCACCTTTCAGTCACAATCAATAAGTGAAGGCACCAAACTCCAGAGAGCATCAGCTGTCCTGAAAGGCCAGCAGGGTGCAGTAATGgattaattatgttttatttactaGAAGGTAACAGCACAGAGTAGTTCAGCCGTTTAGCTGACAAAACATCCTGAAACTGGGTTTCACTCAATTAAATTAAAGactttttaagatatttttagtAACACAtaaaattcaatttattattcatagtcatacaaataaatgaatgatggaaaaccagaaggcttacaattatttattaagaaGAGGAATTTgacatttatatcacatttttgtcaGTACTTCCCAGCTGTATGTAACAATAATTCctattaatataattaatctAGTAACATGTTCTGGACACATTAAGTGTAAGAAAATTGATGGATGGATTAACCAATTACAAAATATGTAACTATTCAAGACcttttgtgaatgaaatttaaaactttttatacCTTCTAAGTCTTCATTTTTTGAGGGAACTGGATTCAGCGCTTTTTAAGACCTACAGATATCCTGTGAAAATTAGGGCGTAATGAATATTTACTTGTTTATCTTgccttttgtgttgtgttttttgttgatttcaTCAGTAGGAAGTCACACTCACactttcttctgtctttccttctcAGATCTGCGGAGGGGACAAGCCATACATCGCCCCGACCGACCTGGAGCGCTGCCACGAGGAGTTTCGTGAGCACTCGGTGCGTTACTTCCGCTCCGTGAAGAAAATGGGCGGCGACGAGTTCTGCCAGCGCTACCAGAACCAGCTGGAGTCCGAGCTGGACGAGACCTACACCAACTTCTCTAAGCACAACGACGGGAAGAACATCTTCTACGCAGCCCGTACACCCGCCACACTCTTTGCGGTCATGTTCGTCACCTACATTGTGTCTGGGGTGACGGGATTCATCGGTCTGAGCACCTTAGCGGTGCTGGCTAACCTGGTCATGGGCGTGGCGCTTCTCTCGCTGTGCGCCTGGGCATATGTCAAGTATTCTGGAGAGTTTCGTGAGCTGGGATCGTTGATAGATCTGGTGGCCGATACACTCTGGGAACAGGTGGGTTGTCAAGATGagaggagctgtgtgtgtgtttgtttgtttgtttgttaaaggaatagtttgatcttttgggaaatacatttatggaactttttacatttttgttttagcaGGGATacaacaaacaagatataacgtgttaattagtgacttttagaggtgctggtagtcAGACTAGCTggtctgtttccagtttttgtgctaAACTAAGTTAACCATCTTCTGATTGTTGCTTCATATTAaatggacagacatgagagtggtgttGATCTTCTCATTCATCTctcaaaaaagcaaataagtatttcccaaaaagtcaaactactcctttaaaTGAATGTAGAAGGTGAGAACTGAGATTTTATGGCAGGAAATTGGTTATTTTTAAGGATTGGTATTTTTGGGGGATTGGTTTATGGGTAACAGTTATCACTTTATAAGGCTAATTAGTTTATTATTACAACATTTAGGTATTTAAATAGTTAATCtcatattgttttaatgtttaatctAATTGGAAGTTGATTAGATTTGGATGAGGTAATTTAATTTAGGTAATTTCCCACAACAGAAGTTTACTTAGATCTATTTCTTACACATGTTTAGAGTTTAGAGTATATTGTTTGGATTTGAAAGTCTCTACAGTTATaagtatgtttctgtgtttgtatgttgcAGCTGTAAGAAGTGTTTTTGTGATAAAGGTGTGTTAAAATAGAGTTACGTTTATGAAAATTATGGGAATATTTTTAAGATATGTTAAGACACTTATGCTTTGAAGTGACTGGTTTTCctcaaggtgtgtgtgtgtgtgtgtgtgttttccacttCATCTGGCACTGGTTTCTGTTCTACTTTCCTGTAATAGTTCATTTTACCAGAACTCCATTTCATTCCTCGTCATCTCCTGCCCGTTAagatttttgaaacaatgagTTCCctcctattttttattttttattttttttatttccctctttCCAGTATATCATGCcgttctggttttgtttttgctgtcatTTCTTCAGAAGAAAGGATCATTGTTTTAGTCATCAGCTTTTCACCTTTCAGCATATCCTCCACATCGCAGCACCGTCACCACCACCTTTGTATTTGCTCTCTTCTCAGCCTGTTGACCTGCAGATTGTTATCAAGTTTATAAAAGTCAGACATTGTTAAACATCAAGACAGGAAGCGGTGTGTTTTGTTGCGTTTCACTAGAAAATTCATCCCTCATGTCTCCTCTGACGACTTCCTCCTCCCTGCTTTTGTCTTCCTCCCTACCTCCCCTGCTTTACAGAGGACGGTCAGAAAGGTGAGAAGTGTCggttcactttttctttttttgctttctgtgCTCAAAATCCTGCAAGATTTCTATCTTTTTACTTTCTCCTCCACCTCAGCCACCCCGCTACCCTGTATTTGTATGGTGCTatattttctttcctcctttcttcctcattttatccttttttcTCCCCGCAAAACATCTGGAtctttgtttcctcctctgctccagtgtctgtctctccgtctgtctgtcgTCTTCTTTGTTTAACTCTCCCGTTCCTCCCTGCTCTCCTCTTAGGTGTTTTCCAAACTCTTGGAGCCCGTCAGGAGCCGCCTGGCGTGGCCcgcctctctcctcccttcacTCCCATCAGGAGCCACACTAGGACTCAGAGCTTTGACTCCTCTCAACAACAACTACAAGAAGAACTAACTAGCTGCTGGTTCACTGGCTGACTGTTAAACTTACCTCCTCATATTGAAACTTCTGCAGTTTGCTGGcttctttattgtttatttttcagtccTATGGTGCTGGATTCTTATATTTTAACCCCAGGGTCCCTCAGTGTGGACACAGAACATCGGCAGGCCGGGCCCATCTCAGGATCTCACAGACATGAAGCCTGCCCAGACGGTTTTTAATCATCTTATTCTGATGAATGTGTAAAGTGtgactgttttctctttttctttgatgGTATTTTGAGTTGAAGAGGTTTTGTTAAGTTATGAGTCTTAAGTTCGAGAGGATTGGGATGTGTTTCTGTGGTCGGCATGTTGAGACTACATCCTCTTTTGGttcctttttattttacctTAAACATTTTTCTTCCCCATAACcttctttctttcagtttctttgTCCCCTTTTATAAACTCTTTGTAGACGATTTAACTTGATTTGTTCTCACGCAgaatctcttcctctcctctcctgcaggTTTTGAAGCCACTAACTGAACAATATATGGAAGACAACGTCAGACAGACGGTGGTTAACTCGCTCAAAGCCAGCTTGACAGAACAGGGCTCGCAGCACACCAAGTTAAAGACTCACTGacgctcctcttcctcctcctcctcctcctcctcatctccctGTCATGTTCATCGCCCTCCTGCCCACTCGCTCAATGTGTTCAATCCTAGAACTGTGGAACTAGTTCAACACCAAAGCTGACCCTCTTTTCTTCCACCCCAAACACCCCTCATCATCACATGCtgcccccccccttcctccttctctgtGATCTGTAGTGGACCTGTAGGCTCGCTGTCCGCCCTGCTCTTCATCGCCCCCCAGTGCCTCAGAGCAGAAACTGCACGTTCTCCAGAGGACCGAGCAGAGAAGCCGGCGTCGCCTCTTGCCAAAACAGCACCTTGAAGGACTGTTTTTCTTCTCCAGTGTGCCATGCTGCCATAGATGCATCTTGTGTTGTAATGCATACTCtaggctgacacacacacacacacatacacacacacatatactcacacCAGAGCACTTGTGATATCTGCAAGTCTGAAATCCAGCTGGTAGCTGACTGCACTCGCTTCAGAATTGAGCTGTAATTCAGGGATAACTGACACCGCTGtgggcagctgttttcaaccGTGGATGCAAACTGAAACACTTTGTGTGCATTGAATCATCTTGTCTACAAGCGCTCGGTTTACTTCCTCTTCAGTTTATTATCGTTTCCTTTAAGCACAACTGACTAATCGACTCAGAAAACTAATTATGAGGTGATtatgttcctttttttatttcagtaaaatcaGGAAACAAATTTTATTGACGAAACTGAAGTGAAAGTAAATTGATCGCTCCTGTCATGGACCAGCTGGAAAAGGCTACTGTAACTACCTAACGGCCGACCCGGTCCCGGTGGGCTGATCGGTCTCCATCTTCaaacctgaactgaactgaCGCGTGCGGTTTCTCTCTTCTGACATACTAGTGGTTCACCTGCCTGCCTCcattcattcagtttttcaCACTAAATTCGGGAAGAGGTGTTTAACCAGGTAACATCTGTATAATCAAACTCTGGGCTCAGGTTGCTTCTAGACGAGACCCTCGTacgtctgtctgtcttgtctcCCTTTAATATTTTGTGACCCTGAAGAGAACTGTAAGGAGCCTCGAGCCTCTcagctgaattttttttttttttttttttggtct
This genomic stretch from Thunnus albacares chromosome 14, fThuAlb1.1, whole genome shotgun sequence harbors:
- the atl2 gene encoding atlastin-2 isoform X1 gives rise to the protein MAEVSGLRSRNHFEPKCKNRVVDEEGLSGVEDVPIYRHKQRSPVVRPEDLDDELLPRTMASNLGEGASLTLSPDEEILDEEAAVEEEKARPIQIVLANEDEHSFELDAAALEKILLQEHVKDLNVVVVSVAGAFRKGKSFLLDFMLRYMHNKESESWIGGDDEPLTGFTWRGGCERETTGIQIWSEVFVVDKPDGSKVAVLLVDTQGAFDSQSTIKDCATVFALSTMTSSVQVYNLSQNIQEDDLQHLQLFTEYGRLAMEEIYLKPFQSLMFLIRDWSYPYEHNYGLEGGNSFLEKRLQVKQNQHEELQNVRKHIHSCFSNIGCFLLPHPGLKVATNPYFDGRLKDIDGDFKQQLAKLVPLLLAPERLVEKEIGGNKVTCRDLLEYFKAYIKIYQGEELPHPKSMLQATAEANNLTAVAGAKDMYSKSMEMICGGDKPYIAPTDLERCHEEFREHSVRYFRSVKKMGGDEFCQRYQNQLESELDETYTNFSKHNDGKNIFYAARTPATLFAVMFVTYIVSGVTGFIGLSTLAVLANLVMGVALLSLCAWAYVKYSGEFRELGSLIDLVADTLWEQVLKPLTEQYMEDNVRQTVVNSLKASLTEQGSQHTKLKTH
- the atl2 gene encoding atlastin-2 isoform X2, which translates into the protein MAEVSGLRSRNHFEPKCKNRVVDEGLSGVEDVPIYRHKQRSPVVRPEDLDDELLPRTMASNLGEGASLTLSPDEEILDEEAAVEEEKARPIQIVLANEDEHSFELDAAALEKILLQEHVKDLNVVVVSVAGAFRKGKSFLLDFMLRYMHNKESESWIGGDDEPLTGFTWRGGCERETTGIQIWSEVFVVDKPDGSKVAVLLVDTQGAFDSQSTIKDCATVFALSTMTSSVQVYNLSQNIQEDDLQHLQLFTEYGRLAMEEIYLKPFQSLMFLIRDWSYPYEHNYGLEGGNSFLEKRLQVKQNQHEELQNVRKHIHSCFSNIGCFLLPHPGLKVATNPYFDGRLKDIDGDFKQQLAKLVPLLLAPERLVEKEIGGNKVTCRDLLEYFKAYIKIYQGEELPHPKSMLQATAEANNLTAVAGAKDMYSKSMEMICGGDKPYIAPTDLERCHEEFREHSVRYFRSVKKMGGDEFCQRYQNQLESELDETYTNFSKHNDGKNIFYAARTPATLFAVMFVTYIVSGVTGFIGLSTLAVLANLVMGVALLSLCAWAYVKYSGEFRELGSLIDLVADTLWEQVLKPLTEQYMEDNVRQTVVNSLKASLTEQGSQHTKLKTH